A genomic segment from Gossypium hirsutum isolate 1008001.06 chromosome D04, Gossypium_hirsutum_v2.1, whole genome shotgun sequence encodes:
- the LOC107904734 gene encoding very-long-chain enoyl-CoA reductase, producing MKVTLVSRSGREFINGGLELPDSATVADLQEAIYKRTKKFYPSRQRLTLPVPPGSKERPVVLNYKKSLKDYSDEKQNKLTVVFKDLGPQVSYSTLFFFEYLGPLILYPIFYYFPVYKFFGYGEDRVIHPVQTYAVYYWCFHYLKRIMETFFVHRFSHATSPLSNVFRNCAYYWLFGSYIAYYVNHPLYTPVGDLQMKIGFGFGLVCQLSNLYCHIILKNLRNPDGSGGYQIPHRFVFNIVTCANYTTEIYQWLGFNIATQTVAGYVFLVVATSIMTNWALAKHRRLKKLFDGNEGRPKYPRRWVILPPFL from the exons ATGAAGGTCACTCTAGTTTCACGCAGTGGAAGAGAGTTCATCAATGGTGGCCTCGAGCTTCCTGACTCA GCTACTGTGGCTGATCTGCAGGAGGCAATTTACAAGAGAA CTAAAAAGTTTTATCCTTCAAGACAAAGACTAACACTCCCAGTACCTCCGGGATCAAAGGAGAGACCTGTCGTCCTTAACTACAAGAAGAGCCTCAAAGATTACTCTGATGAAAAACAGAACAAGTTAACTGTAGTGTTCAAGGATCTGGGTCCGCAAGTATCGTATAGTACACTTTTCTTCTTTGAATACTTGGGTCCTTTGATCCTCTATCCTATCTTCTACTACTTTCCAGTGTACAAGTTCTTTGGTTATGGAGAGGATCGTGTGATCCACCCAGTTCAAACATATGCTGTATATTACTGGTGTTTCCACTACCTCAAACGTATTATGGAAACATTCTTTGTCCACCGCTTCAGCCATGCAACATCTCCACTCTCAAATGTCTTCCGGAATTGTGCTTATTATTGGCTCTTTGGTTCTTACATAGCTTACTACGTAAACCACCCACTTTACACACCTGTTGGTGATCTTCAAATGAAGATAGGGTTTGGATTTGGGTTGGTTTGTCAACTGTCAAACTTATATTGTCATATCATACTGAAGAATCTACGAAACCCTGATGGGAGCGGAGGCTATCAAATTCCTCATCGATTTGTGTTCAACATTGTGACATGTGCAAACTACACTACAGAGATTTACCAATGGCTCGGTTTCAATATTGCTACGCAGACTGTTGCAGGTTATGTATTTCTCGTAGTTGCTACTTCTATCATGACCAATTGGGCCCTCGCAAAGCACCGCCGTTTGAAGAAG CTATTTGACGGTAATGAAGGAAGGCCTAAGTACCCGCGCAGATGGGTAATTCTTCCCCCATTCCTGTAG